A stretch of Porites lutea chromosome 5, jaPorLute2.1, whole genome shotgun sequence DNA encodes these proteins:
- the LOC140936446 gene encoding uncharacterized protein: MSTLNLNAMTEKLKLGYRSALLQISHKLKKFQTEELLFYYDEVIEKEDTEPLALFRSLEYAGKLSWKDVSFLKEGLLLVQRLDLAKDLTEFEVNRNFAVLLHLYGKMRQSSQWSYSSFESMVEVANHLMFLMRAICEDEFDISDTINKFMEAEKEFKSVLNDLEEETERQLSEPWSKLTLLFLVSGELITANMLKEAEHGGKPNAPDLCFTAAKKLSSRMFKLGMNWDEFCVYVEERYNFIHRQKHPVSENGSSNWEKQMAELVQHLKRSGYFL; the protein is encoded by the exons ATGTCTACGTTGAATTTAAACGCCATGACTGAAAAGCTTAAACTCGGGTATAGGTCTGCTCTCCTTCAGATATCGCACAAGCTGAAAAAGTTTCAGACAGAAGAACTTCTCTTCTATTACGACGAGGTTATCGAAAAGGAAGACACCGAGCCTTTGGCACTCTTCAGGTCGTTAGAATACGCAGGGAAACTTTCATGGAAAGATGTCAGCTTCCTCAAAGAAGGGTTGCTTTTAGTTCAAAGATTGGATCTTGCGAAGGACTTGACGGAATTTGAAGTCAACAGAAACTTCGCAGTTCTCCTTCACTTATATGGGAAAATGAGACAAAGTTCGCAATGGTCTTATTCTTCCTTCGAATCAATGGTAGAGGTAGCTAATCATCTGATGTTTCTCATGAGGGCTATTTGTGAAGATGAATTCGATATCAGCGACACCATTAACAAGTTCATGGAGGCGGAAAAAGAGTTCAAAAGTGTACTAAACGATTTAGAAGAGGAAACTGAACGGCAGCTGTCTGAACCATGGAGTAAACTGACTTTGTTGTTCTTAGTTTCTGGAGAATTAATCACCGCGAACATGTTAAAAGAAGCGGAACATGGTGGAAAGCCAAACGCTCCAGACTTGTGTTTCACCGCAGCTAAGAAGCTCTCTTCTCGGATGTTTAAGCTTGGAATGAATTGG GATGAATTCTGCGTCTATGTGGAAGAACGATACAATTTCATCCATCGTCAGAAGCATCCAGTGTCAGAAAATGGCAGCTCGAATTGGGAGAAGCAGATGGCAGAGCTGGTTCAACACCTAAAACGTTCTGGTTATTTCTTGTAA
- the LOC140936449 gene encoding uncharacterized protein produces the protein MSTSQSSTVFTNELGRQEYEYRKVLLVINSNLTEVQKKNLHFYYTKCPEGNETLELFRSLEDDKMISWEDVCLLKDGLRAVGRMDLVDILTEFENKRDLFTLLYIYARKRQGFEESSCYLSSVEQAAANLTRTTTNGISPNGTLKSLLESRKSIKKVIGEFDAVIEHEHLDPLNQLTFTVVIAGETVAEAFRMSEERRLMSKDIIKMCRSAADELYCRMREQGMTCELFCEYIEDRYKSVFPQQDSVSAEDIADVVHRLMKTSLFI, from the exons ATGTCAACATCACAATCATCGACCGTTTTTACCAACGAACTTGGACGACAGGAATATGAATACAGAAAAGTTCTTCTTGTGATCAACAGCAATTTGACTGaggttcagaaaaaaaatcttcacttCTACTACACGAAATGCCCTGAAGGTAATGAAACCCTGGAACTTTTTCGTTCATTAGAAGATGACAAAATGATATCTTGGGAAGACGTGTGTTTACTAAAGGACGGTTTGCGTGCAGTAGGGCGAATGGACCTTGTCGATATCTTGACTGAATTTGAAAACAAGAGAGATCTGTTTACTCTCTTATATATCTATGCAAGAAAACGGCAGGGCTTTGAGGAATCTTCTTGTTACCTCAGTTCAGTCGAACAGGCAGCTGCGAATCTCACAAGGACGACAACGAACGGAATTTCTCCAAACGGCACCTTAAAATCATTGCTGGAATCTAGAAAGAGTATCAAGAAAGTCATAGGCGAGTTCGATGCGGTAATCGAACACGAACATCTGGATCCTTTGAATCAACTTACATTTACAGTTGTTATTGCTGGTGAAACTGTCGCTGAAGCCTTTAGAATGAGCGAAGAACGTCGTCTTATGTCTAAAGACATCATTAAAATGTGTAGGAGCGCCGCTGATGAGCTTTACTGTCGAATGCGGGAACAGGGAATGACGTGT GAACTTTTCTGTGAATATATAGAGGACAGATACAAATCGGTCTTCCCTCAACAAGATTCAGTGTCTGCTGAAGACATCGCCGACGTGGTTCACCGGCTGATGAAGACGTCTTTGTTCATATAA
- the LOC140936462 gene encoding protein usf-like encodes MSDLDWSGAVQDIAGAAKYLKEKGCKKVGVTGFCMGGALALAAAALLPEEISAAAPFYGIPSSDLCDVGKIKAPVQAHFGSKDTLEGFSSPKDAKALAEKFDAAGVNYELHMYDTGHAFTNPTNPNYTKEICDLALGRMVDFMNSHLQ; translated from the exons ATGTCTGATTTGGACTGGTCAGGCGCAGTGCAAGATATCGCTGGGGCTGCGAAATATTTGAAGGAGAAAG gttgtaaGAAAGTGGGTGTGACTGGCTTCTGTATGGGTGGGGCCCTTGCTTTAGCTGCTGCTGCACTACTTCCTGAAGAGATTTCAGCTGCTGCTCCATTTTACGGCATTCCCAGTTCCGACCTCTGTGATGTGGGCAAGATCAAAGCACCAGTGCAAGCCCACTTTGGTAGTAAAGATACACTAGAAGGGTTCTCTTCTCCAAAAGATGCTAAGGCCCTTGCAGAGAAGTTTGATGCCGCAGGAGTGAATTATGAGCTGCACATGTATGATACCGGCCATGCCTTCACTAATCCTACTAATCCAAATTACACCAAGGAAATTTGTGATTTGGCATTAGGAAGGATGGTAGATTTTATGAACAGCCATTTACAGTGa